A window of Nocardia arthritidis genomic DNA:
TCGGGCGCGCGCGGCCAGACCTACTACCTGCCCGACGGCACGGTGCCGCTGCATCCGCCGGTGCTCTCGGAGGGTTCGGCGAGCCTGCTGCCCGATCAGGTGCGCCCGGCCGCGCTGTGGACCATCGAACTCGACGAAAATGCTGAGCCGCAACAGTTTTCGGTGATACGCGCCACCGTCCGATCGCGGGCTCGGCTCGATTATCAGCGGGTGCAGGCCGCCGCGGACGCCGGGCGGGCGCTGCATCCATCGATCGCGGCCCTGCCGGAATTCGGCAAGCGGCGCATCGAGGCCGGGCTGGCCCGCGGCGCGATCGGTTTGCGGTTGCCCGCGCAGAGCGTGGTGCGCGACGACTCGGCCGAGGGACATTGGCGGCTGGTGGTGGAACCGCGCACCGCCGCCGACGACTGGAACGAACAGGTCTCGCTGCTCACCGGCATGTGTGCGGCACGAATCATGTTGGACGGCAACGGTTCCGGTGAGCGCATCGGATTGCTGCGCACCATGCCGCCGCCCGCCGACGCGGCCATCGAATCGATGCGGCGGACCGCGCACGCGCTCGGCGTGCCATGGCCGGACGGTCAGCCGGTGGGGCGGATGCTGGCCGGGCTGGATCCGAATACCCCTGCGGCGCTTGTGCTCATGTCCGAGGCCACCGGCCTGCTGCGTGGCGCCGGCTACACCGTGTTCACCCACCCCGTCGGCTCCGCCTCCGATCGTGCGCTCGATGGGGTGGAGCCGGATGTGGTGCGGCACAGCGGGATCGGCGCGCCGTACGCGCACGTCACCGCGCCGCTGCGACGGCTGGCGGATCGATTCGCCACCGAGATCTGTATCGCGCACTGCGCGGGAACCGAAGTGCCGCAATGGGTTCGGGACGGTCTCGGGAACACCACGGAAAGTATGCGGCGCAGCGACGGTTTGGCGGGCAAGGTGGAGCGCGCGTGCATCGACCTCACCGAGGCGACGCTGCTCGCCTCCCGCGCGGGCGCCGAATTC
This region includes:
- a CDS encoding RNB domain-containing ribonuclease, with product MELHQRIVSAPVDFGAIRSEFGLASAYPAEASAEARDAVDAFAGARIDRTDIPFVTIDPPGAMDLDQALYLERTGTGFLLHYAIADVGAVIEPGGALAKESGARGQTYYLPDGTVPLHPPVLSEGSASLLPDQVRPAALWTIELDENAEPQQFSVIRATVRSRARLDYQRVQAAADAGRALHPSIAALPEFGKRRIEAGLARGAIGLRLPAQSVVRDDSAEGHWRLVVEPRTAADDWNEQVSLLTGMCAARIMLDGNGSGERIGLLRTMPPPADAAIESMRRTAHALGVPWPDGQPVGRMLAGLDPNTPAALVLMSEATGLLRGAGYTVFTHPVGSASDRALDGVEPDVVRHSGIGAPYAHVTAPLRRLADRFATEICIAHCAGTEVPQWVRDGLGNTTESMRRSDGLAGKVERACIDLTEATLLASRAGAEFDAVVVREANGNRPAEIFVADPPVLGPCVGGPPEGESVRVRLISADPTARKVTFAFPAQAPDQDT